A region of Haliotis asinina isolate JCU_RB_2024 chromosome 7, JCU_Hal_asi_v2, whole genome shotgun sequence DNA encodes the following proteins:
- the LOC137290399 gene encoding U6 snRNA-associated Sm-like protein LSm4 isoform X1, whose amino-acid sequence MLPLSLLRTAVNHPMLVELKNGETYNGHLVSCDNWMNINLREVICTSRDGDRFWRMPECYIRGSTIKYLRIPDEVIDMVKEEVIQKNKGRGDMRGRGGQRGRGRGAFSAGGRGGRGGGRGGGGGQQKPGKGRGN is encoded by the exons ATG CTGCCCTTATCACTTCTAAGAACTGCTGTCAACCACCCGATG CTGGTTGAGTTGAAGAATGGTGAAACATACAATGGACATCTTGTCAGCTGTGATAACTGGATGAACATAAACTTGAGGGAGGTTATCTGCACATCTCGG GATGGTGATAGATTCTGGAGGATGCCAGAGTGCTACATTCGAGGAAGTACAATCAAGTATCTCAGAATTCCTGATGAGGTCATTGACATGGTGAAGGAAGAAGTCATCCAGAAGAACAAAGGTCGTGGAGACATGCGAGGGAGGGGAGGTCAGCGTGGGAGAGGTAGAG GTGCATTCTCAGCTGGAGGACGAGGAGGTCGTGGTGGAGGTCGAGGAGGCGGTGGAGGTCAGCAGAAGCCAGGGAAAGGTCGCGGCAACTGA
- the LOC137290399 gene encoding U6 snRNA-associated Sm-like protein LSm4 isoform X2 → MLVELKNGETYNGHLVSCDNWMNINLREVICTSRDGDRFWRMPECYIRGSTIKYLRIPDEVIDMVKEEVIQKNKGRGDMRGRGGQRGRGRGAFSAGGRGGRGGGRGGGGGQQKPGKGRGN, encoded by the exons ATG CTGGTTGAGTTGAAGAATGGTGAAACATACAATGGACATCTTGTCAGCTGTGATAACTGGATGAACATAAACTTGAGGGAGGTTATCTGCACATCTCGG GATGGTGATAGATTCTGGAGGATGCCAGAGTGCTACATTCGAGGAAGTACAATCAAGTATCTCAGAATTCCTGATGAGGTCATTGACATGGTGAAGGAAGAAGTCATCCAGAAGAACAAAGGTCGTGGAGACATGCGAGGGAGGGGAGGTCAGCGTGGGAGAGGTAGAG GTGCATTCTCAGCTGGAGGACGAGGAGGTCGTGGTGGAGGTCGAGGAGGCGGTGGAGGTCAGCAGAAGCCAGGGAAAGGTCGCGGCAACTGA